The proteins below come from a single Corynebacterium cystitidis genomic window:
- a CDS encoding 5-methylcytosine restriction system specificity protein McrC has protein sequence MTTSIPVRNLWLLQLLASDLYRHSNLVSSGHEKVGDDVVFIVSRILCDALTGRLGNGLSRQFQRHTADLKRVRGKIDLYTTYRDQLLSRGTVRCEFEALTTDTPTNRLVRSALIRASTFPTADPRCTRLADYLGSLGIQSQVPDRRVSATLHLNRNMIVDRDMIFAARLLYDLALPAPGGESGYAPSPDIDVHFLRSLFEKAALGAYRKALPTWDVIGGRRLKWDRSDSNTEVDAFLPGMKTDIILRPPDTSPIIVDTKFNNIFAATQYHAKRLRSQYIYQIYSYVMSQQNNPEFGPTTRGVLLHPAHGREICETVTIQGHPIRFATINLWGNYREILDAFIRAVH, from the coding sequence GAGAAAGTGGGCGATGACGTAGTTTTCATCGTGTCGCGCATCCTATGTGATGCCCTAACAGGTCGGCTGGGAAACGGACTGAGCAGGCAGTTTCAACGACACACTGCTGATCTTAAACGTGTGAGAGGAAAAATCGATCTCTACACAACGTACCGTGACCAACTGCTTTCTAGGGGCACCGTTCGCTGCGAATTCGAAGCACTGACCACCGACACACCCACTAACCGGCTAGTGCGGTCAGCACTGATCCGCGCTAGTACTTTCCCCACGGCAGATCCGCGCTGCACCAGGCTAGCGGACTACCTCGGTTCGCTCGGTATTCAGTCTCAGGTGCCGGACCGCCGAGTATCTGCAACGTTGCATCTGAACCGCAATATGATTGTGGACCGCGACATGATTTTCGCAGCGCGCCTCCTCTACGATTTGGCGCTACCCGCGCCTGGCGGGGAGTCTGGCTACGCCCCCAGCCCGGACATAGACGTCCATTTCCTCCGCTCATTATTCGAGAAAGCAGCTCTCGGTGCATACCGCAAAGCGCTGCCCACGTGGGACGTTATAGGTGGGCGACGGCTGAAATGGGACCGGTCCGATTCCAACACCGAGGTCGACGCTTTCCTACCCGGGATGAAAACCGACATAATTCTGCGCCCTCCGGACACATCACCGATCATCGTGGATACGAAGTTTAACAACATCTTCGCCGCCACCCAGTACCACGCCAAACGGCTGCGCTCCCAGTACATTTATCAAATCTACTCCTACGTGATGAGCCAACAGAACAACCCTGAGTTCGGGCCAACTACTCGTGGTGTCCTCCTCCACCCAGCGCACGGCCGCGAGATATGCGAGACCGTCACAATCCAGGGCCACCCGATTCGTTTCGCCACTATCAACCTGTGGGGCAACTACCGCGAAATTCTGGATGCTTTCATCCGGGCAGTCCACTAG